The DNA segment GCTGTTTCCACAATTCCAAAATTGATCGATCCGAGAATTTCAACTCCGGTATGAAAGCCTTTGTCTTCGAGCTCTTTCAAAGCGATCCGAAACGCCTGCATTCGTTTGAGAGCTTCTTTGGTATCATAGTTCCGATATTTGTTTTTAAGAGCGATATATTTCTCTACGAGTTTGGTCATCCGGTGATGTTCCTGAGATACAGGTTCATTCCCTTAAGTACGACTTCAGGAATTTCATGTCCACCCTGAAAAGCGATCATTTCCCCTTTCCAACCCGCACCGTTAAAAAGTTGTTCCAACTTTTTTGCGGCCGAGTATCCGAGAACCGGATCCATTCTACCATGGCTCTGAAAAAATTTATAATCCTTCTTTTTCTCCGCCAATCGTTTCCAGTCCGTTTCACTGATCAAAGTTCCGGATAAAATCGCCAAACCAGCGGGGGCAATCTCAGAATGAAGGGCGATGTCCGTTGCAAGCATCGCGCCTTGACTAAAACCACCTAAGATTACCTTGTCCATCGAAACGCCCAGACTCCGAATCATCTCCACAGCTTTTTCACGCGCGCTTTCCAAGCCTGCAGGATAACGATCCGAAAAATCCCGATAACCTCCGACCATCATCGCCTTTTGCAAAGCTTCCATATCGATCGGAAACCAAGCCCTTCCGTTGTATCCGGGCATAACCGGGATTTCTAAAATTCCGTTTGGAAAAATCCAATTCGTACCATCGGGAAGATCCAAGTAAGCGCTGAGAGGAGAAAGGTCGTATGCGTTGGCGCCGTAACCGTGAAATAAAATTACGGTATAAGAATCCGGACTTCCCGGAATTCGAACCGCTTCGATAGGACCCACCAATTCCAAAGGTCGATTGTAAGAAGATTGCATTTTAGATTCTCCAAATATGAAATGAAAGAATATTCATCTAACTAAAATCTATTTTCGATTTAGAAAGGCAAAGGAAATTCGGAAGAAAGTTTTTACTTGGCAATTCTATTTCTCTCTTGGAAATGGAAAGCCAATCAGTATCTCGACACGAGGGAAATCATGTCTAAACAGTTTGAAGGAAAAATCGCACTCGTCACAGGAGCGGCGTCTCCCCGCGGTCTCGGAAGAGCGATCGCAAATACAATCGCAAAAGAGGGAGGGGACATAGTAGTATGCGACCTTAACAAAGAACATATCGAACAAGCAGCCGCGGAAATTGCAAAAGAATTCGGAGTCAAAACCCTAGGAATTCCGTGTAACGTTACAAAACCGGAAGACTGCGACGCCGTGATCGCGGGTATCAAGGAAAAATTCGGTAAACTGGATTTCCTCGTAAACAACGCCGGTGTTCTCAAAGACAATCTTTTGATGAGAATGAGCGAGCAAGAATTCGACTTCGTTATGGACGTAAACCTCAAAGGCGTATTTTTGATGACCAAGTCCGCATCCAAACTTCTTCTCAAAGCTGAGTCGGGTAGAATCGTAAACATCTCTTCGGTTTCCGGTCTGACCGGACAACCCGGACAAGCAAACTACTCCGCTTCCAAAGCCGGGGTGATCGCTCTTACAAAAGTTTCAGCGAGAGAATTTTCCGGAAGAAACGTCCTTGTAAACGCGGTTTGTCCGGGTTACGTGCAAACCGACATGACTGCTTCTCTTCCCGAAGAGGTTAAGAAAAAACTGACGGATCCGATGTTCATTCCGCTCAGAAGACCGGGAACACAACAAGAGATCGCAAACGCGGTAAAATTTTTCCTAAGCGACCAATCCAATTATATCACCGGAACCTATTTGAGAGTGGACGGCGGCGCCGCGATCGGAATGTAATTTAATAAAAATTGAATGTGATTGTGGAGGGTGGTGTCAAAAGCCATTCTCCGCAAACCTCTTCCTTTAAGTGAGTTTACCTTTATAATTTTCACCCTAAATCGGATCCAGCAAATTAGAAATATCCGTTATCGACAAGGGACAAACACCAAATATAGAAAATGATTAAGACCCGCTTGTAAAAATCCGATTATTTCTTTTGGCATCGTATCCATCTGCAAAAAGAGTCAATAATATATTTCCTAATTGACTTCTGCCTTTTTTTAATATTTTTTATACTCGAATCGTTTCTATTTTTAATTATTTGTAGGATATGTCATGTTAAAACGAACTCATTATCGATTTATTTTTCTCGCATGCATCTATCTTTTCTCCACACATTGTCTTGCTACTTTAACTCTCAGAGAAAAGTTGAATCACGTCGGACCTTTAGAAGAGAGTTACAGTAACGGTCTTACAAAACCCGAGTCCTTTGTCTTTAAGCAGGGTGGGATTTGCGTCAATAGCGTTCATGATTTTCTCATGGATCGTTTTAGACGTCGTCGATCATTGTATCGGTGTTATTCGAGTGATGGTCATGCAAACACGGCTTGGATGGAAGGTGAAATTGAGCCGCCCAAAAGAACTAAGGACGTTAATTCTTATTTTACTTATTATTTCGCACTAAACGAAACAATCAAATACTCTGCGTATATTCCCGAATTAAACCAAAGAATTACTAACTACTTACACCGGTTATTATTTCGAAGTAAAACCTTGGAGATCTCTTTCCGATTCGGACGATTGTTTATCATTATTTGCAAAAACCGGAAAAGCCTGCAAGCTACCCGGTCCTGACTTTTCGATTTTAGTCGGGGAGAAAATAGTCCATGCAAGATACGTTCTGACTCCTTGGGGTAATTTTATCGAACTTAGACTTTCAAAAGGCAAGATCAAAACATTACAACAGAAAGAACCGGATCGATGGGTTTGGACGGAGAATCATTTTGTAAAGATTCCATTGTCCGATAATGAATACGATACAACCTACATGAGCAAAGACACCGGACAAGATACGGAAAAAATATTTCAGTATAAATTAGATGTTTCGGCAGATCCGATTCAAAGCGACTTTGCGGAGCCGATCGTAATTTACAAAGACGCTCAAATTTTATCTTTCTTTTATTATCCTAACGATCTGACAGTGCGATCCATCGTACCTCAAATTCCGATTCGGATTGATCATAGTAATTTGTATCCCGGCGGTTCGTTTGTATATTACGGACGAATTTTTAAAACCATGGGACTTTATGCTTTATATCCGGTTGCAATCGCAATCGATATCGTAACCGCACCCATTCTGTTCCCTTTGTTCGCAATCATGATGGCCGGGTCCCGCCGTCCTCGCTCAGACCGTGAATAATGAGCAATCAATCATAAATGGAACAGATTTTAGAATCTTAGAAACATTGAGGAAAAGTTAGTTTTGATCGATTTTCTAAAAAAGATTTACAGCGTGTCCTAAAAACCTGCCGAGCGATTCGTAAAGAGCGAAGGCACTGAGTTTCCCGAGCGATTCGTAAAGAGCGAAGGCACTGAGTTTCCCGAGCGATCCGTAAAGAGCGAAGGCACTGAGTTTCCCGAGCGATCCCACTTTTGTTTTTACGAACTTGGATCGAAACTAAAAGATTCAACATCAAAACTGATACGGCGGGGATAGAATTCCAATGGAGAAACGTAGGCTTTATCTTGGAATTTTTAAAAAACAAAAATTCGGATTCGATCAACATCGGAGTTTTTGTTTTTTTTAAAGAATTTTGAAACCGTTCATTTTTAAGATCGGAAAAACGCTGTAAAATTTCGAATTTTTGCATTCAATCTCGATTTCATAAATTTGTCATTCTTTTCTGATCGATTCATTTTATTTGTTCCGACAAATTGTTTCTCTGAAATTCTTCTTGAAACGGACTTAAAGTCCCTTCTAAGATAAAATACCTCTGGGGATTCGGCAAAAAAACGTTCTATGATTGTTCCAAAATAGAATTTACCGGTCGTATTTATTTTATTCTTAAAAAGGTTAAATATGTCGGAAACTATATTCCATATTTTGAAAGGAAAGAAATGTAATTCCTGCGGCTTTCAAATGACAGAACCTTCTGTCGCTTGTACAAATTGCGGAAGCTCGGATACCGCCGAAATCCGATTTTCCGGTTTGGGAAAAGTTTACACGTATACGGTCGTACACGTAGGATTCGGTCACCTCGCAAAACGAGCTCCCTATGTTCTTGCTGTTATCGAATTAGAAGAAGGAATCAAAACCATGGGAATTTTGGAGGGAGAAATTTCCGGTGTTTCCGTAATCGAATCCGTCAAAATCGATTTGAACGTA comes from the Leptospira sp. WS92.C1 genome and includes:
- a CDS encoding alpha/beta hydrolase: MQSSYNRPLELVGPIEAVRIPGSPDSYTVILFHGYGANAYDLSPLSAYLDLPDGTNWIFPNGILEIPVMPGYNGRAWFPIDMEALQKAMMVGGYRDFSDRYPAGLESAREKAVEMIRSLGVSMDKVILGGFSQGAMLATDIALHSEIAPAGLAILSGTLISETDWKRLAEKKKDYKFFQSHGRMDPVLGYSAAKKLEQLFNGAGWKGEMIAFQGGHEIPEVVLKGMNLYLRNITG
- a CDS encoding beta-ketoacyl-ACP reductase, which codes for MSKQFEGKIALVTGAASPRGLGRAIANTIAKEGGDIVVCDLNKEHIEQAAAEIAKEFGVKTLGIPCNVTKPEDCDAVIAGIKEKFGKLDFLVNNAGVLKDNLLMRMSEQEFDFVMDVNLKGVFLMTKSASKLLLKAESGRIVNISSVSGLTGQPGQANYSASKAGVIALTKVSAREFSGRNVLVNAVCPGYVQTDMTASLPEEVKKKLTDPMFIPLRRPGTQQEIANAVKFFLSDQSNYITGTYLRVDGGAAIGM
- a CDS encoding Zn-ribbon domain-containing OB-fold protein — encoded protein: MSETIFHILKGKKCNSCGFQMTEPSVACTNCGSSDTAEIRFSGLGKVYTYTVVHVGFGHLAKRAPYVLAVIELEEGIKTMGILEGEISGVSVIESVKIDLNVRFTKEEPDTGFIFQPV